A stretch of Rhinoderma darwinii isolate aRhiDar2 chromosome 4, aRhiDar2.hap1, whole genome shotgun sequence DNA encodes these proteins:
- the LOC142761196 gene encoding histone H3-like centromeric protein A, giving the protein MEIRKYQKSTNLLIQKTPFFRLVREICLKYSRGVFYYWQSTALMALQESAEDFLVSLFEDSYLFSHQANRGTLFVKDMQLARRIRGIPYEL; this is encoded by the exons atggaaataagaaagtaccaaaaatcaaccaatctgctcattcagaaaaccccgtttttccgcctg gtgagagagatctgcctgaagtattcccgcggcgtgttttactactggcaaagcaccgcacttatggcgctacaagag tcagctgaggacttcctcgtgagtctctttgaagattcttacctcttcagtcaccaggccaataggggcactctctttgtgaaggacatgcagctcgcacggagaatccgaggcatcccgtatgaactgtga